A window of Halodesulfovibrio aestuarii DSM 17919 = ATCC 29578 contains these coding sequences:
- a CDS encoding tripartite tricarboxylate transporter substrate binding protein — protein MKKLLAFLMALVFAFPMYAMAEYPNKPITIIVPSKAGGSTDTTARIFINAAKKYWSDADFVVQDIPGSGGQKGFEAIARAKNDGYTIGLVFTTQVVSHIVSKRARYTLDSFHIIGNVVDDPLLIAVPKESPITDLAGFINKAQETPMTVAVNGIGSDDFIAAKKFENATGLTFNLLPTKGSTEQKALILGNHADASFMNLSQMQAQHKAGTARVIAILNAQRSDVLPEVKTAAEQGYDVNMTATRGFVAPAQTDKAILAKLDDLLAKVNSDPDFIADCKKNVFSRQPMSGKDYRAYLEGLQKETQYFYDKNPW, from the coding sequence ATGAAAAAACTCTTAGCATTTCTCATGGCACTTGTTTTTGCATTCCCTATGTATGCTATGGCTGAATACCCAAACAAACCTATCACTATCATTGTTCCATCCAAAGCTGGCGGATCAACCGATACCACTGCCCGCATTTTTATTAATGCTGCCAAAAAGTACTGGAGTGACGCAGACTTTGTAGTTCAGGATATTCCAGGCTCTGGTGGCCAGAAAGGTTTTGAAGCAATCGCCCGTGCTAAAAATGACGGCTACACAATCGGCTTAGTTTTCACCACACAGGTTGTATCTCACATTGTCTCCAAGCGTGCTCGCTACACTCTCGACAGCTTCCACATCATAGGCAACGTTGTAGACGATCCTTTACTCATCGCTGTTCCTAAAGAAAGCCCAATCACCGATCTTGCGGGCTTCATCAACAAAGCACAAGAAACTCCAATGACAGTTGCCGTTAACGGCATCGGTTCCGATGACTTTATTGCCGCCAAAAAATTTGAAAATGCAACTGGCTTAACGTTTAACCTTCTCCCTACGAAAGGCTCTACAGAGCAGAAAGCGTTGATTCTTGGCAACCACGCTGATGCAAGCTTTATGAACCTTTCCCAGATGCAGGCACAGCACAAAGCTGGCACCGCTCGTGTAATTGCTATCCTCAATGCACAACGTTCCGACGTTCTCCCTGAGGTAAAAACAGCTGCTGAACAGGGTTATGATGTAAACATGACTGCAACCCGCGGATTCGTTGCTCCAGCACAAACAGATAAAGCCATTCTTGCCAAGCTTGACGATCTTCTCGCTAAAGTTAACAGCGATCCTGACTTCATTGCTGACTGCAAAAAGAACGTTTTCAGCCGCCAGCCAATGTCCGGCAAAGACTATCGTGCATACCTTGAAGGCCTCCAGAAAGAAACACAGTATTTCTACGACAAAAACCCTTGGTAA
- a CDS encoding tripartite tricarboxylate transporter permease, translating to MILESLFSLMAPMPLLAVLLGTVSGVAIGGMPGLTATMAVALLIPVTFTLDPLIGLVLMGGVYCGAMYGGSIPAILLRTPGTPAAVATALEGYPMTQQGRAGLALKVSVIASCVGGIFSTLILLILAPILAKFALTFGPPEYFLLALLGLAGLVSMADEKTGLIKSLISGVIGLIIAVVGTDPISGMLRYTAGLTDLYDGVAFMPVLIGMFSISQMLTLTGKKSVVEDADLVTEIKREPLPKGIFKYISIGSLTGTLVGILPGEGATIAAFLSYNIARRRSKKPEMFGKGNPEGIAAAEAGNNGCVGGSLVPTLTLGIPGNSVAAALLGGLLVHGLIPGPELFTTYGSMTYAFIFSLFIANIVFLILGLYMAPYFAKIALTPTELLIPVVCLFSVLGSYSMNNSVLDVFLCLLFGIGAVLLHKTGFSLGALILGLILGPIAETGFAQALIMSRGSAAIFFESPQALALWFITFLLLVPPLINIIKKNPTKSA from the coding sequence ATGATTTTAGAATCACTCTTTTCCCTGATGGCGCCTATGCCATTACTTGCAGTGCTTCTCGGCACTGTGTCCGGGGTAGCAATCGGTGGGATGCCGGGGCTGACTGCAACTATGGCTGTTGCCCTGCTCATCCCTGTCACCTTTACCCTTGACCCGCTTATAGGCCTTGTTCTTATGGGTGGGGTGTACTGCGGAGCTATGTACGGCGGATCAATTCCTGCAATTCTTCTGCGTACACCAGGCACGCCAGCAGCAGTCGCAACCGCACTTGAAGGCTACCCTATGACGCAGCAGGGCCGTGCGGGCTTAGCACTTAAAGTTTCTGTTATTGCAAGTTGCGTTGGGGGCATCTTTTCAACACTCATCTTATTAATTCTGGCCCCAATCTTAGCCAAATTTGCACTCACATTTGGACCACCTGAGTATTTTCTGCTTGCGCTCCTCGGCCTCGCAGGGCTTGTTTCCATGGCTGATGAAAAAACCGGCCTGATCAAATCCCTTATCTCAGGTGTGATCGGTTTGATCATTGCGGTTGTCGGCACAGACCCTATCTCAGGCATGCTGCGCTACACTGCAGGTCTGACAGATTTATATGATGGTGTTGCGTTTATGCCGGTACTCATAGGCATGTTCTCTATCTCACAAATGCTTACACTCACCGGGAAAAAAAGTGTTGTAGAAGATGCTGACCTTGTTACCGAAATCAAGCGTGAACCTCTTCCAAAAGGAATTTTCAAATACATCAGCATCGGTTCACTTACCGGTACTCTTGTAGGAATTCTACCTGGTGAAGGCGCGACCATTGCAGCGTTTCTTTCCTACAACATCGCAAGAAGACGTTCCAAGAAACCGGAAATGTTCGGCAAAGGTAATCCGGAAGGCATTGCTGCTGCTGAAGCAGGCAACAATGGTTGTGTTGGTGGTTCCCTAGTACCTACTCTTACCCTCGGCATTCCGGGCAACAGTGTTGCCGCAGCATTACTCGGCGGTTTATTAGTACATGGTCTCATTCCAGGGCCAGAACTGTTCACCACCTATGGTTCCATGACCTACGCCTTTATATTCTCACTCTTTATTGCCAATATCGTATTTTTAATTCTGGGACTGTACATGGCACCGTACTTTGCAAAAATAGCGCTCACTCCTACTGAGTTGTTGATTCCTGTTGTTTGCCTATTTTCAGTTCTCGGTTCTTACTCAATGAACAACAGCGTGCTTGATGTATTCCTGTGCCTACTCTTCGGTATTGGAGCTGTACTCCTGCACAAAACAGGTTTTTCTCTTGGGGCACTTATTCTTGGACTTATTCTTGGCCCCATTGCCGAAACAGGTTTTGCACAGGCCCTTATCATGAGCAGAGGCAGCGCAGCTATCTTCTTCGAAAGCCCGCAAGCGCTCGCGTTATGGTTCATTACCTTCCTATTGCTCGTGCCACCACTTATCAACATTATCAAAAAAAACCCTACAAAGTCAGCGTAA
- a CDS encoding arsenic resistance protein has translation MWKIFAFINKRLVIAIPIMMVAGFIYGLLFSSTGLKGLIIPFTFLMVYPMMVTLRIRSVFQGGDSKAQLIAQVLNFGIVPFLAYGLGRVFFAEQPYMALGLLLAGLVPTSGMTISWTGFAKGNMAAAVKMTVIGLTLGSIATPLYVKALMGASIEVNILSVMRQIFFIVFLPMLFGYLTQRFLVKRYGQEKFQKVLAPKFPGLSTIGVLGIVFIAMALKSETIAATPQLLITILIPLLLMYGVNYTISTFTGKALLSRGDAIAMVYGSVMRNLSIALAIAINAFGEQGSEAALVVALAYIIQVQSAAWYVNFTNRIFGNAEATA, from the coding sequence ATGTGGAAAATTTTCGCATTCATCAACAAAAGGCTGGTTATCGCCATTCCGATCATGATGGTGGCGGGTTTTATATATGGCCTATTGTTCTCTTCGACAGGGCTCAAAGGGCTTATTATCCCATTCACCTTCCTCATGGTTTATCCCATGATGGTAACGTTACGGATTCGATCCGTCTTTCAAGGCGGGGACAGCAAAGCCCAGCTTATTGCCCAAGTCCTTAACTTTGGTATAGTTCCGTTTCTTGCTTACGGCTTAGGACGGGTCTTCTTTGCCGAACAGCCGTATATGGCGCTTGGGCTACTTCTTGCTGGGCTTGTTCCTACCAGTGGCATGACCATTTCATGGACAGGTTTTGCCAAAGGAAACATGGCCGCCGCAGTGAAGATGACTGTTATCGGCCTAACACTGGGCTCTATCGCCACCCCACTTTATGTGAAAGCTCTCATGGGCGCTTCCATTGAAGTAAATATTCTATCCGTTATGCGACAAATCTTTTTTATCGTGTTTCTGCCAATGCTTTTCGGCTACCTCACGCAACGCTTTCTGGTCAAAAGATACGGTCAAGAAAAATTCCAGAAAGTATTAGCACCTAAATTCCCGGGTCTTTCCACCATCGGAGTGCTGGGAATTGTATTCATAGCCATGGCGCTAAAAAGCGAAACCATCGCCGCAACACCTCAACTTCTGATTACAATCCTTATTCCTTTGCTACTTATGTATGGTGTTAACTACACGATCAGTACGTTTACCGGCAAGGCCCTACTCTCAAGAGGGGATGCTATAGCCATGGTGTATGGTTCAGTTATGCGCAACCTTTCCATCGCTCTTGCCATAGCTATTAATGCGTTCGGGGAGCAAGGATCGGAGGCAGCACTTGTCGTCGCATTGGCGTACATCATTCAAGTTCAATCCGCCGCTTGGTATGTAAATTTTACAAATCGCATATTCGGGAATGCTGAAGCCACAGCCTAA
- a CDS encoding TIGR03905 family TSCPD domain-containing protein, translated as MFTYTPHGVCSKQILFEIEDNTISSLHFVGGCPGNLEGISRLVQGMKIKDVIAILSGIPCGKKSSSCPDQLCMALEEYLRGEGKNIGRESRTIDSLVA; from the coding sequence GTGTTTACATATACCCCCCACGGAGTCTGTTCCAAACAAATTCTATTTGAGATTGAAGATAACACTATTAGCTCACTACATTTTGTCGGAGGATGTCCCGGCAACCTCGAGGGCATTTCCCGTCTCGTGCAGGGAATGAAAATCAAAGACGTCATTGCAATACTATCAGGCATACCATGCGGTAAAAAATCCTCTTCCTGTCCCGATCAACTCTGCATGGCCCTTGAAGAGTACCTTAGGGGAGAAGGGAAAAACATAGGTAGAGAGTCTAGAACAATTGACTCTTTAGTCGCGTAA
- a CDS encoding ATP-binding protein has product MIPSFFTKLGIWERLLLAFSAIAGMTVLAVLTALFLLESSSEIFATITEKNLPELAQVADMAETGGQIIAIAPNLVSAPDVETQKRIRADLDLLLLQFSREVDLLEHTTPKLRREIDDLLDHLKDNLFSLQIVVADRLRQEKRLQKHMERLRWLYSDMLEEIEPLSQDLNYNLDADIDRIRHAAGQGKKNISSARLRSNRRFKKVVDRIGSNGDLLVSLLLQASSAQTGTHIDNLAALANDTIASLRFNLKHYSDEASALTLRQVFSEVLARAEGADGVFALKKRIIANNIKGQEILSENARIVGELRTAIKKVVTRTQGEALSAAAVTKHKLERARWAQLGLVFFSLVIAACVLWFYVRGSIVARLNALASSMEAISGGDLQYCVPEAGDDEIGKMAAALRIFRDTAREVEEANAQVIIDNAAVGLIIADPDGVIRFFNSMAVSLFDAEPQVMMGQSIFSFVPTSEQRLFSDACSLAFNSADDEQVVAVYQGVKRDHSEFPIEVVIRPIQQRARRSLMITLHDVTEREKAQELLQERVREKTDHLHCINVKLRQEVKERRRVQDELVQAGKLAALGQLSAGIAHELNQPLSAIRYYLHNARLLIERGKLELHQENIDKIDELSARMATMINHLKKFARLPSNKLHPVDVVPVIEQSLALLKSRIAEDDIIIERRYDEKPYIINAEDIRLEQVLVNIIGNAIDAVGLQGGDERRISVDVIEAGETVCIEIVDTGTGIPPEVKESIFDPFYTTKEVGKGLGLGLSISYNIVKDMKGEIRAVNAVTGGTKFTLSFQKAVG; this is encoded by the coding sequence ATGATACCATCGTTTTTTACTAAATTAGGCATTTGGGAACGACTGCTTCTTGCCTTTAGTGCAATTGCGGGAATGACTGTCTTAGCAGTACTGACTGCACTTTTCCTTTTGGAGAGCTCCAGTGAAATATTCGCGACCATCACAGAAAAAAATCTACCGGAATTAGCGCAAGTAGCTGACATGGCTGAGACCGGTGGACAAATTATAGCTATTGCTCCTAACCTTGTCTCAGCACCCGATGTAGAAACTCAAAAACGGATACGCGCCGATCTGGATTTACTTTTGCTGCAATTTAGTCGCGAGGTAGATCTTCTTGAGCATACAACTCCCAAGCTTCGTCGTGAAATTGATGACCTCCTTGACCACCTGAAAGACAATTTATTTTCATTACAAATTGTTGTTGCGGATCGTTTACGGCAGGAGAAACGTCTTCAAAAGCATATGGAGCGCCTGCGCTGGCTTTATTCTGATATGCTTGAGGAGATTGAGCCACTCAGTCAGGATTTAAACTATAATCTTGATGCTGATATTGATCGAATCCGTCACGCGGCCGGACAAGGTAAAAAAAATATCTCTTCTGCCAGACTTCGTTCCAACCGTCGCTTTAAAAAGGTTGTTGATCGTATTGGAAGTAATGGTGATTTGTTAGTCAGTCTGCTGTTGCAGGCTTCGTCAGCACAAACGGGCACCCATATTGATAACTTGGCTGCACTTGCAAACGATACTATTGCTTCTTTGCGCTTCAATTTAAAACATTATTCTGATGAAGCGAGCGCACTCACATTACGTCAGGTGTTTTCAGAGGTGCTTGCTAGGGCAGAAGGTGCAGATGGCGTTTTTGCCTTAAAGAAAAGAATTATTGCCAACAATATTAAAGGGCAAGAGATCCTTTCTGAGAACGCAAGAATTGTTGGAGAATTGCGTACTGCAATCAAAAAAGTTGTAACACGCACGCAGGGTGAAGCTCTTAGTGCTGCCGCTGTTACCAAGCATAAGTTGGAGCGTGCCCGGTGGGCACAGCTAGGGTTAGTATTTTTTAGTTTGGTTATTGCGGCCTGCGTTTTGTGGTTTTATGTACGCGGCAGTATTGTGGCGCGGCTTAATGCTTTGGCGAGTAGTATGGAAGCCATTTCCGGAGGAGATCTACAATACTGTGTTCCGGAAGCTGGTGATGATGAGATTGGAAAAATGGCTGCGGCGTTGCGTATTTTTCGTGATACAGCTCGGGAAGTAGAAGAAGCAAATGCGCAGGTCATTATCGATAACGCTGCTGTGGGGTTGATCATTGCAGATCCTGATGGGGTAATCCGCTTCTTTAATTCCATGGCCGTTAGTTTGTTTGACGCTGAACCGCAAGTGATGATGGGACAAAGTATTTTCTCTTTCGTGCCAACATCTGAACAACGCTTGTTCAGTGATGCTTGTTCCTTGGCATTTAACAGTGCAGATGATGAGCAAGTCGTTGCTGTGTACCAAGGTGTAAAACGTGATCACTCTGAATTTCCGATAGAAGTGGTTATCCGCCCTATTCAGCAGCGGGCTCGACGAAGTTTGATGATTACTCTTCACGATGTGACAGAACGCGAAAAGGCACAGGAGTTATTGCAGGAAAGGGTAAGAGAGAAGACCGACCATCTGCATTGTATAAATGTCAAACTTCGACAGGAAGTTAAAGAGCGTCGCAGGGTACAGGACGAGTTGGTGCAGGCCGGGAAGCTTGCAGCACTTGGACAGCTCTCAGCGGGAATTGCCCATGAACTTAACCAGCCATTGTCAGCAATCCGATACTATCTGCACAATGCCCGGCTACTTATAGAACGCGGGAAGCTTGAACTTCATCAGGAGAATATCGATAAGATAGACGAGCTTAGCGCAAGAATGGCCACGATGATAAATCACTTGAAGAAGTTTGCCCGTCTCCCTTCAAATAAATTGCATCCGGTGGACGTAGTTCCAGTTATTGAACAGTCTCTGGCGTTGCTGAAATCACGGATTGCTGAAGATGATATTATTATCGAGCGGCGTTATGATGAGAAGCCGTATATAATTAATGCAGAAGATATCCGTCTTGAGCAGGTATTGGTTAATATTATTGGCAACGCTATTGATGCGGTAGGGCTGCAAGGCGGTGATGAACGCAGGATTTCTGTTGATGTGATTGAGGCGGGAGAAACTGTTTGTATTGAAATTGTTGATACAGGAACGGGGATACCGCCAGA
- a CDS encoding tripartite tricarboxylate transporter TctB family protein gives MTKRFAELLLLGGFLVLAVLLHNSTAAYPKFVQGSTAAYVRFLAICLGILCMAELFFTSKAKNKEQKKQKAPLNMAEAPRRFWGLCILLFLYAASFELLGFYLASAIFLPVAMLLLGARKPVTISLTTVGILLFVYLVFGKLLGVFLPTSSLFG, from the coding sequence ATGACAAAGAGATTTGCTGAGTTATTACTTCTCGGCGGATTTTTGGTACTTGCGGTGCTGCTTCATAACAGCACCGCAGCGTACCCAAAATTCGTCCAAGGCTCGACAGCCGCGTATGTTCGCTTTCTGGCAATTTGCCTTGGCATCTTATGCATGGCTGAACTGTTTTTCACTTCAAAAGCAAAAAACAAAGAGCAAAAAAAACAGAAAGCACCTCTTAACATGGCAGAAGCGCCTCGGCGTTTCTGGGGACTGTGCATCCTGCTATTCCTCTACGCTGCCTCGTTTGAACTATTAGGGTTCTACTTGGCATCAGCAATTTTTCTCCCCGTAGCTATGCTTCTGCTTGGAGCACGAAAGCCTGTGACGATAAGTCTAACAACTGTAGGAATTCTACTTTTCGTCTATCTTGTTTTCGGAAAATTGCTTGGAGTTTTTCTACCGACAAGTAGCTTGTTCGGATAA
- a CDS encoding L-serine ammonia-lyase, iron-sulfur-dependent, subunit alpha: protein MTKLPSSIFNDVIGPVMVGPSSSHTAGPARIGFLAGQLCGGRVSRVKVTFETSGSFAMTYKGQKSDQGLAAGLLGMLPQDPRLSDALSLVKAEGIELSFEVKDFEAVHPNTVLLELVNEAGESVSASGLSIGGGCIELNEINGCSVSLAGDYYELVILECGSNVSFMKERCRDVESVLRDAGITIHGNNISENGKDGDNSRGVIVIHTRKPVPQNLLETIKDRSGGAGVRIITPVMPVLASANCEVPFTRAAAMLDWCAEHDAPVWEAAALYEAARGGVEASDVLEMMKSIIQVMEEAVKTGLAGDFTMKGFLTPSAGKLHEAVMKRMFIPTGILDMATVISVAVMELNAAMGCVVAAPTAGSCGVLPAAVFSMLDHLNVPEDTRLETAAKAMLTAGLIGVFINEQATFAAEVCGCQAECGSAASMAAAALVEMAGGSPEAACNAAALAMQNSLGLICDPVAEQVEVPCISRNVAAVSNAVTAANIAMFGFRGTLPLDEVICAMWEVGNALPDTLRCTGKGGLCTTPSGIRLKEEVDKRRFDS from the coding sequence ATGACAAAATTACCATCAAGCATTTTTAATGACGTAATTGGTCCGGTCATGGTCGGCCCGTCCAGTTCTCATACCGCCGGTCCTGCCCGTATCGGCTTCCTCGCTGGGCAACTTTGTGGTGGAAGGGTTTCCCGTGTGAAGGTGACATTTGAAACGAGTGGTTCCTTTGCCATGACATATAAGGGGCAGAAGTCTGATCAAGGATTGGCCGCAGGATTGTTGGGGATGCTCCCGCAGGATCCACGTCTGTCTGATGCTCTTTCTCTTGTTAAAGCAGAAGGAATTGAGTTGTCCTTTGAAGTGAAAGACTTTGAAGCTGTTCATCCTAACACTGTCCTGCTGGAGCTAGTTAATGAGGCTGGAGAAAGTGTCTCAGCTAGCGGTTTGTCAATTGGAGGCGGCTGTATTGAACTGAATGAAATAAACGGGTGCTCAGTTTCATTGGCTGGAGACTATTACGAACTTGTGATCCTAGAGTGCGGAAGTAATGTTTCTTTTATGAAGGAGAGATGCCGTGATGTGGAATCGGTGTTACGTGATGCTGGTATTACCATCCATGGTAATAATATAAGCGAGAACGGAAAAGATGGTGATAACTCGCGGGGTGTTATCGTTATCCATACACGTAAGCCTGTTCCACAGAACCTGCTGGAGACAATAAAAGACCGGAGTGGTGGTGCCGGTGTGCGTATAATTACTCCGGTAATGCCTGTGCTTGCTTCCGCTAACTGCGAGGTTCCGTTTACCCGTGCTGCCGCAATGCTGGATTGGTGCGCAGAACATGATGCACCGGTATGGGAAGCTGCTGCTTTGTATGAGGCTGCTCGTGGAGGTGTGGAAGCCTCTGACGTCTTAGAAATGATGAAGAGCATCATTCAAGTGATGGAAGAGGCCGTAAAAACAGGCTTGGCCGGCGATTTCACCATGAAAGGTTTTTTGACACCTTCTGCAGGAAAGCTTCATGAGGCTGTGATGAAGAGGATGTTTATACCAACCGGTATACTGGACATGGCTACAGTGATATCCGTGGCTGTGATGGAGCTTAATGCCGCGATGGGTTGTGTTGTAGCTGCTCCAACTGCTGGTTCGTGCGGGGTGTTGCCCGCAGCTGTGTTCAGCATGCTTGATCACCTCAATGTTCCGGAAGATACGAGGTTGGAGACCGCAGCGAAGGCTATGCTCACTGCCGGACTTATCGGTGTGTTCATTAATGAGCAGGCAACCTTTGCGGCAGAAGTGTGCGGCTGTCAGGCCGAGTGCGGTTCTGCAGCCAGTATGGCCGCTGCAGCTTTGGTTGAAATGGCTGGGGGTTCCCCTGAAGCAGCTTGTAATGCTGCAGCATTAGCTATGCAGAACTCATTGGGGCTTATTTGTGATCCTGTGGCAGAACAGGTGGAAGTACCGTGTATTAGCCGAAACGTAGCTGCCGTCAGTAACGCTGTAACAGCTGCCAATATTGCCATGTTCGGATTTCGTGGCACATTGCCTCTTGATGAAGTTATTTGCGCTATGTGGGAGGTGGGAAATGCGTTGCCTGATACCTTGCGTTGCACTGGTAAGGGTGGTTTATGCACGACCCCTTCGGGAATCAGGCTTAAGGAAGAGGTAGACAAAAGAAGGTTTGACTCTTAG
- a CDS encoding ABC transporter substrate-binding protein, which yields MYAGFLKEVRYVCRGVLGVACVLFLCGAFPPAVKAVQLSRLQIITSYPPRFYEPFIERFQSLHPEIRISILNKKTTSAVAELLRGNNRNFDVFWSSSPDSFEILKQAKMLRRTERIRQHKAIAVEGFSVDDPDGYFYGFALSSVGWMWNDSYLKKEDIDAPKCWEDFEDSKYYSHVVMSTPSRSGTTHLIVESILQKMGWEKGWAYLLRMSGNLVTLSARSFSVTEGVKSGLYGVGLVIDILGRAPDAKNVRFRYGEPAPLIPAGIGALKNGKNSSEAESFIDFMLSPDGQALLLKPQIRRLPVAQQMYNSGELAQSQLFKMIKEGKSKPYDAYLSQLRYNLVNHLFEEFITYKLLERRQLWKRLLSLESQYAADDPSFVSVRNEVYRLLSEIPVTEEQSHDPVFNAIFFNSFTGTPRSPEQQRQIERWQQFMKKRLKKANELLDTVHRTQ from the coding sequence ATGTACGCTGGCTTCTTAAAGGAAGTTCGATATGTCTGCCGGGGGGTGCTTGGCGTTGCTTGTGTCCTGTTCCTTTGCGGGGCGTTTCCCCCTGCGGTAAAAGCTGTCCAATTGTCGCGTCTGCAAATAATTACTTCTTATCCTCCTCGCTTCTACGAACCGTTTATAGAACGGTTTCAATCTCTCCATCCTGAAATAAGAATTTCTATTCTTAATAAAAAAACGACATCCGCAGTCGCAGAACTGTTGCGGGGAAATAATCGAAATTTTGATGTGTTCTGGTCCTCTTCTCCAGACTCGTTTGAGATTTTGAAGCAAGCTAAGATGCTGAGACGCACAGAACGTATTCGACAGCATAAAGCAATAGCCGTTGAAGGGTTTTCTGTGGACGACCCCGACGGCTATTTTTACGGTTTTGCGTTGTCCAGCGTGGGGTGGATGTGGAACGATTCATACTTGAAAAAAGAAGATATTGATGCCCCGAAGTGCTGGGAAGATTTTGAAGATTCGAAATATTATAGCCATGTTGTCATGTCGACTCCTTCACGATCCGGAACCACGCATCTTATTGTAGAAAGTATTTTACAAAAGATGGGATGGGAAAAAGGTTGGGCGTATTTGCTGCGTATGTCCGGAAATCTTGTGACTCTTTCTGCCCGAAGTTTCAGTGTGACAGAAGGAGTTAAGAGCGGACTTTATGGTGTAGGGCTGGTAATTGACATACTTGGCCGTGCACCCGATGCAAAAAATGTCAGGTTTCGGTACGGCGAGCCAGCCCCCCTTATTCCGGCGGGAATCGGTGCATTAAAGAATGGTAAAAATTCTTCTGAAGCAGAGAGCTTTATCGATTTTATGTTGTCACCGGATGGGCAGGCTCTTCTGCTTAAGCCGCAGATACGCCGTTTGCCAGTTGCTCAGCAGATGTATAACAGCGGTGAACTTGCGCAGTCTCAATTGTTCAAGATGATTAAGGAAGGCAAGTCGAAACCGTATGATGCTTATCTTTCGCAGTTGCGATACAACCTTGTGAATCATTTGTTTGAAGAATTTATTACATATAAGTTGTTAGAGCGTCGTCAGCTTTGGAAGCGTTTGCTTTCTTTAGAAAGCCAGTATGCAGCGGATGATCCGTCTTTTGTTTCTGTAAGGAATGAGGTCTACCGTCTGCTTAGTGAGATTCCTGTAACTGAAGAACAAAGCCATGATCCTGTTTTTAATGCAATATTCTTTAATTCATTTACAGGAACACCTAGAAGCCCGGAACAACAGCGGCAGATAGAGCGGTGGCAGCAATTTATGAAAAAGCGGTTGAAAAAAGCCAACGAGCTGTTGGATACAGTGCATAGAACACAATGA